CGCGTAGACGTTTACGACCGTGGCGTCTCCCTCAATCCTCTCCCCGCCTTCGACCAAAAGCTGGGCCGCCAGGTTTCTTAGCCTGATTCCTAAAGCCTCCGCCGGTCCAGCCATTCTATGACCTCCTGCGCCAGCGGACGAAGAAGCCATAACCCCGCAATAATTAGCCCTACGCCTGCCCCAACCAAAAGCGACATCTCCTGCTGGGAGCCCACTACCGTTAGGGTCGTCCCGCCTGCCAGCAGGATGATAGATATAAAAGTAATGTGCCCTAGCTTCCCAGTCATGCCGCGACTTTATTCCAAACTAAGAGCCATAATAGCAACGCCGTCAACTTAACCGTACTTTCGGAGGTCGTCAATACAAATAGCGTTTTCGTCATGCTGGGATGATAAACTATGCCAAACTTTTGCCCCGCCTAGGGTTTTGCGACTATAACAAAGAATCGAAATGAGCATTACTGACATACTGATTACTATGGGCACTGCCGCCGCCCCTGTGGGCGAGCTGCGCGCCGCCATACCCCTGGCTATGGTGGAGTTCGGCGCCCATTGGTACGAGGCGTTCCTATGGGGAACCTTGGGAAACTTCATCCCGGCCCTGGTCCTTCCCTTTGTTTTATACCGGCTCGGGCATCTCTTGCTCAAGTCGCCCCAGCCCTTCAGAGGCGTCATCCTGTGGCGCATTGGGCGTCTTAAGAAAGGCGGCGGCGCATGGGCCCATAAACACGGAGGTTGGACTCTCATACTATTGGGGGCCGCCCCTTTGCCTTTCGCCGGCATATGGACCAGCTGCCTAGCCGCCTGGGCCATGGACCTCCACCCCAAACGCTCTATACCTTATTTGCTTTTGGGATCCTTATCTGAAGCGATTATCGTGCTGGTGCTGGTTCAACTAGGCGTATCGTTGCTTAAAATTTAGTCGGATACTTAGAAAATATCGGGAGGTCCTTAGCCCTTCATGTACAGCGATGATTTTGTCCGCCGTCACCGACTATCCGGCCTCGCAAATGGCGTGCTTATCGGCATGGGTCTGACCTTTGTTCTCTATGTTGAGGAAGTAGGGCTAATAGGCTTGGTTGGCCTATTCGCTGGCGTCGGACTGGAGATCTGGCAGCGGCGGCGAATACCTAAATCTAAAGACAACGATCCTTCCAATAAACAAGGGTAACTCTTGCCCGTCAATTCAAAGGTGTGGCTCCCGCTGCGCTACTGTCCTTCCGTCAGCTGCTGCAGAAGCCGCTCCAGCTCCTCCACCTTCATCCCCAGGTCTCGCAGCGCGTTTACCAGCGCCTCCAACTCTTGCGGCGACAACGTGACTCCACGCGACGGGGTTGGCCTGGGCGTAC
This region of SAR202 cluster bacterium genomic DNA includes:
- a CDS encoding small multi-drug export protein encodes the protein MSITDILITMGTAAAPVGELRAAIPLAMVEFGAHWYEAFLWGTLGNFIPALVLPFVLYRLGHLLLKSPQPFRGVILWRIGRLKKGGGAWAHKHGGWTLILLGAAPLPFAGIWTSCLAAWAMDLHPKRSIPYLLLGSLSEAIIVLVLVQLGVSLLKI